GTGCACGTGGCGAGCTCCTGGTTCGTCATCTGGAAGCATCCGTCGCCGTCGATGGCCCAGACCACGCGATCGGGCTCGGCGACCTTCGCGCCCATCGCAGCCGGCACCGCGTAGCCCATGGTGCCCGCACCGCCCGAGTTCAGCCAGGAGTTCGGGCGCTCGTACTTGATGAACTGCGCGGCCCACATCTGGTGCTGGCCGACGCCGGCGGCGTAGATGCCCTCGGGGCCGGTGAGCTCGCCGATGCGCTGGATCACGAGTTGCGGAGCCAAGAGGCCGTCGGAGGGAGTCGAGAAGCCGAGCGGGAACTCCGAACTCAACCCGTCGAGCATGGCCCACCATTCGGCGACGTCGGGCGTCGTGGTGCGGGTCGCCTCGCGGTAGGCCGCGAGCAGGTCGACGATCACGTCTTTCGCGTCGCCCACGATCGGCACGTCGGCGGTGCGGATCTTCGAGATCTCGGCCGGATCGACGTCGACGTGCACGACCTTGGCGTTCGGCGCGAAGAGCGCCGCCTTGCCGGTGACGCGATCGTCGAACCGCGCGCCGAGCGCGATGAGGAGGTCGGCCTCCTGCAGCGCGATGACGGCGGGCACCGTGCCGTGCATGCCGGGCATGCCGAGGTGCTGCGGGTGCGAATCGGGGAACGCGCCGCGCGCCATGAGTGTGGTCACGACGGGCGCGTTGGTCGCCTCGGCGAGCTCGATGAGCTCGGCCGACGCACGGGAACGGATGACGCCTCCGCCGACGTAGAGCACGGGGCGCTTCGCCTCGGCGAACAGCTGTGCCGCGGCAGCGACCTGCTTGCCGTGCGCCTTCATGATCGGGCGGTAGCCGGGCAGGTCGATCTTCGGCGGCCAGTGGAACTCGAACGTGGCCTGCTGGGCGTCTTTCGTGATGTCGACGAGCACGGGTCCGGGGCGGCCGGTCGTGGCGATGTGGTACGCCGCGGCGATCGTCGAGGGGATCTCGGCGGGGTCCTTCACGAGGAAGGAGTGCTTCGTGATGGGCATCGTGATGCCCACGATGTCGGCCTCCTGGAACGCGTCGGTGCCCATCAGGTTCGAGAACACCTGGCCCGTGATGGCGAGGATCGGCACGCTGTCCATGTGCGCGTCGGCGATCGCCGTGACGAGGTTCGTGGCGCCGGGGCCCGAGGTCGCGATCGCAACGCCGAGCTTCCCGGATGACGCGGCGTAGCCCTCGGCCGCGTGGCCGGCGCCCTGCTCGTGCCGCACGAGGATGTGACGGAGCTTCTTGCTGTCGAGCAGCGGGTCGTAGACGGGGAGGATCGCGCCGCCCGGCAGCCCGAAGACGTCGGTGATGCCGAGCATCTCGAGTGAGCGCACGACGCCTTCGGCGCCGGTGATCTTCTCGGGCGCACCGGTGGGCGCACCGGTCGGCGGTGCGGTGGGCGACGGCACGGGGATGGATTCCGTGGTCATTCGGTTCCTGTTCTGTGCAACGAGGTGTGCGGGAAGCGCAGCACTAGCCCGTGGATGCGCCTTCGGCGGCGGAACGCACGAGCTTCGAGTACTTCGCGAGGACGCCACGGGTATAGCGCGGAGGAAGCGGAGCCCAGCCTTCACGGCGGGCAGCCAGCTCGGCGTCGTCGACCAGTAGGTCGATCGTGCGAGCTGCGATATCGACCCGTATCAGATCACCATCGCGCACGAATGCAATCGGACCAGCGTCGACTGCTTCGGGTGCCAGATGGCCGATGCAGAGGCCGGTTGTGCCGCCTGAGAATCGACCGTCCGTCAAGAGTAGTACATCTTTTCCGAGTCCGGCGCCCTTGATGGCGGCGGTGATGGCGAGCATCTCGCGCATGCCGGGCCCACCCTTGGGGCCTTCGTAGCGGATCACCACGACATCGCCGTGCGTGATCTTGCCCTCGGTGAGCGCGTCCATCGCCGCGCGTTCCCGCTCGAACACCCGCGCCGGCCCCTCGAAGGTCGCCGCGTCGAAGCCGGCCGTCTTCACGACCGCGCCCTCGGGTGCCAGCGACCCGTGCAGGATCGTGAGGCCGCCGGTCTCGTGGATCGGGTTGTCGAGCGTGCGCAGCACCTCGCCGTCGAGCGGCGGGATGTTCATCTCGGCGAGATTCTCGGCGAGCGTTTTGCCAGTGACGGTGAGCGCATCGCCGTGCATGAGTCCGGCGTCGAGCAGTGCCTTCATGAGCACGGGCAGGCCGCCGCGGCGATCGACGTCGTTCATGACGTACTTGCCGAACGGCTTCAGGTCGCCGATGTGCGGCACCTTCGAGCCGATGCGGTTGAAGTCGTCGAGCGAGAGGTCGACCTCGGCCTCGTGGGCGATCGCGAGCAGGTGCAGCACGATGTTCGTGGAGCCGCCGAGGGCCATGCCCACCGCGATCGCGTTCTCGAAGGCCTGCTTGGTGAGGATCTGCCGCGCGGTGATGCCGTGCTTGAGGAGGTTGACGACGGCCTCGCCGGAGCGGTGCGCGTAGTAGTCGCGGCGACGATCGGCGGATGCCGGTGACGCGGAGCCCGGCAGCGACAGCCCGAGGGCCTCGGCGACCGAGGCCATGGTGTTGGCGGTGTACATGCCGCCGCAGGCGCCCTCGCCGGGCGCGAAGGCGCACTCGATGCGGTGTGCGTCTTCGGCGCTCATCGTGCCGGCCTTCACCGCGCCGACCGCCTCGAACGAGTCGATGATCGTGATGTCCTTCTCGGTGCCGTCGGAGAGCCGCACCCATCCGGGTGCGATCGACCCCGCGTAGAGGAACACCGAGGCGAGATCGAGTCGGGCCGCTGCCATGAGCATGCCGGGGATCGACTTGTCGCAGCCCGCGAGGAGCACCGAGCCGTCGAGGCGCTCGGCCTGCATGACGACCTCGACCGAGTCGGCGATGACCTCGCGCGAGACGAGCGAGAAGTGCATGCCCTCATGCCCCATCGAGATGCCGTCGGAGACCGAGACGGTGCCGAACTGCAGCGGGTATCCGCCGCCGCCGTGCACGCCCTCTTTCGCGGCCTGCGCGAGGCGGCCGAGCGACAGGTTGCAGGGCGTGATCTCGTTCCACGAGCTCGCGATGCCGATCTGCGGCTTGTCCCAGTCGGCATCGCCCATGCCGACGGCGCGGAGCATGCCCCGGCTCGTCATGGCCTCGATGCCGTCGGTGACGGTACGACTACGCGGTTTGGGATCGAACTCGGGCATGCCTTCGAGTCTATGTCCAGCGCGACGGTCGCCCGCGCGCCATGTCACGGGCATCGGCGAGGCGCTCGAGCAGTTCGGCGACGTCTTCCGTGCTCTTCACGCGGTGCGTGGCGAGCGACTTGCCCTGGCCGACCTTGACGCCGACATCCTCGTACTCCAGAGCCGCGAACGCGTCTTCGTCGGTGACGTCGTCGCCGACGTAGAACACCGCGCTCGAGCCGGCGTGCTGCCGGAGCCGGGTGAGGGCTTCGCCCTTGTCGCCGGGGCGCACCGAGAACTCGAGCACCCCTTTGCCGCCGCGCACGCTGAGCTCGGGCACCTCGGCCTCGACACGCTCGCGCGCCGTGCGCTGCAGCGTCGCGCCGATGTTCGCGGGCACGCGTCGGGTGTGCAGCGCGAGACCGGCCGGTTTCCACTCGACCCAGGCCCCTTCGGCACCGGATGCCACTTCTTCGAGGATGTGCGTGAGGCGCTCGAGTCCGGCGAGCTCGGCATCGCGCAGGTCGATCGTGACGCCGCCGCTGTCGAGTTGCAACTCGACACCGTGCGATCCGCTGAGGAGCGTTCCCTGCGGCGGGTCCGCGACTTCGCGCAGGCTCTGCAGCGCTCGCCCCGACACGATCGCAACCCTCGTGTCGTCGGCGGCGGCGAGACGTTCGATCGCCGCGCGGGCGCGTTTGGTGGCCCGCGCGTCTTCGGGCCGGTCGACGAGCGGAGCGAGAGTGCCGTCGAAGTCGAGGGCGACGAGCAGGCGCTCGGTGCCGGCGATGCGGTTGAGCGCGGCCGTGAGTCCCTCGGGTACGCCGGGCGCGATGATGCCGCTCCCGGTGAGCGTCTTCAGGAACGTGGCCGACCAGTTGGCGACGTCGTTCTCCCGCACTCGCTTGCGCAGGGCTCGCATGCGGCGGGCCCGCTCGCGCTGCGGCATCTCGATCGCCTCGACGATCGCGTCCTTCAGGCCCTCGATGTCGTGCGGATTGACGAGCACGGCTTGCCTGAGCTCGTCGGATGCCCCGGTGAACTCGCTGAGCAGCAGCACCCCGCGCTCGTCGAACCGGCACGCGACGTACTCCTTGGCGACGAGGTTCATGCCGTCGCGCAACGCGGTGACGAGCATGACGTCGGCCGCGAGGTAGAGGGCCACCATCTCTTCCCGGGGGTACCCGTGATGGAGATAGGCGATCGCCTGGTGTCCGAGCGTGGAATGGTCGCCGTTCAGCCGGCCCACCATGAGCTCGATCTCGTCGCGAAGCAGGCGATAGGTCTCGACGCGTTCACGGGAGGGGCTCGCGACCTGCACGAGTGTGACGTCTTCGACCGAGAGCCGCTCGTCGCGGAGCAGCTCGCCGAACGCCTTCAGCCGATGCCGGATGCCCTTCGTGTAGTCGAGCCGGTCGACGCCGAGGATGATCGTCTTGGGATCGCCGAGGCTCGCCCGGATCTCCTTCGCCCGCGCCTGCACCTCGGGGCGGCGCGCGATCTCCTCGAAACCGGCCGCGTCGATCGAGATCGGGAAGTGGCGGGCCACGACGTGCCGAACGTGGTCGTTGCCGTCGGGCACGTCGATGACGGTGCCGCGCGTGGCGTATCCGAACAGCCGGCGCACGGCCCTCATGAAGTTGCCGGCGTCGGCCGACCGCTGGAAGCCGATGACGTCGGCGCCGAGCAGTCCGTCGACGACCTGGCGCCGCCACGGGAGCTGGGAGTAGATGCCGTAGGCCGGGAACGGGATGTGGTTGAAGAACCCGATCACGAGGTCGGGGCGGCTCTCGCGAAGCATCCGCGGCACGAGCTGGAGCTGGTAGTCCTGCACCCACACGACGGCGCCGTGGGAGGCGGCGCGCGCGGCGGCCTCGGCGAAGCGTCGATTGACGCGAACGTACGAGTCCCACCACTCGCGGTGGAACGACGGCGGCGCGATGACGTCGTGGTAGAGCGGCCAGAGCGTGTCGTTCGAGAAGCCCTCGTAGTACTCCTCGAGCTCGTCGGCCGAGAGTGGCACGGGGATGATCGAGATGCCGTCGTGCTCGAACGGGTCGAACTCCATGTCGGCGACGCCCGCCCAGCCCACCCAGGCGCCCTCGGTCGTGCGCATGATGGGCTCGAGTGCGGTGACGAGGCCACCTGGCGAGCCCTTCCACGTAGTGGACCCGTCTGGGGCGCGCTCATAGTCGACGGGAAGGCGATTCGACACGACGATCATGTCGTACGCCGCGTCGATATAGAGGTCGTCGCTCGGTGTCGGTTCGGGGGCGTGCTGCATCTGGCGGATGTCCCTTCGCTTGCCTCAGGCTAACAGTGCACCGTTCACGGGCGGGAACGGCCGCGATGTACCTCCCACCGCGCGGACGACGCGGCTAGAATGCCGCCCTGATGATCCGCATCGGCATGAGCACGACGTGCGTCTACCCGCTCGAGCCCGAGCACGCCTTCCGGCTCGCGAAGCTCGCGGGCTTCGACGGCATCGAGATCATGGTGACGCAAGAGGAGTCGACGCAGCAGGCCGAGCATCTCCTCGAGCTCTCGCGACGGTACGCCCTGCCGATCCTGTCGGTGCACGCTCCGGTGCTGCTCCTCACGCACTTCGTTTGGGGGCGCGACCCGCGCGTGAAGCTCGAGCGCACCACTGAGCTCGCCGCGGCGGTCGGCGCGGAGTCGGTCGTCGTGCACCCTCCTTTCCGCTGGCAGGCGACCTACGCGCTCGACTTCCTGCGGATCGTGCGCGAGATCTCTGCCGAGCACAGAGTCGTCATCGCCGTCGAGAACATGTTCCCTTGGCGCGCCGCGGGCAAGAACCTCAAGGCGTACGCCCCCGGATGGGATCCGCGCATCATGGACTGCGACGCGGTGACCCTCGACTTCTCGCATGCCGCCCTCTCGGGCGTCGACAGCCTCGAGTTCGTGAACGACCTCGGCGCGCGGCTTCGGCACGTGCACCTCTGCGACGGATCCGGCGCGATCGGCGAGGGCCAGATCTTCGACGAGCACCTGCTGCCCGGACACGGCCGCGAGCCCGTCGCCGAGGTGCTCGAGACGCTCGAGGCGCGCGGCTGGAGCGGCTCGATCGTTGCCGAGGTGAACACCCGCAAGGCCAAGAGCGAGCGTGAACGGCTCGAGCTGCTGCGCGAGACGCTCGAGTTCGCCCGCACCCACACGCACCAGTCGAAGCGGCGCCGGGCGCTCACCCGATCCCGGCGCGCGCTCGAGGCGCTCCTGCCGGGTTCGCGCCACTGAGCTCGTCAGCCGAGGGCGGCTGAGGCGAAGCCGATCGAGCGGATGCCGCGACGCCTCGCCACGACCATCGCCGTGGCGATGAGGCCGGCGAGTCCGAACAGCGCGACCATTCCCGCGGCAGTGCCCACGGCTCCCCCGCCGGCACCCGCGACGATCGCCTGCATGCCCCGCACAGCCCAGGTGAGCGGCAGGAACGGGCTGATGGCCTGGAATGGCCCGCTCAGCACCTCCACCGGATAGAGGCCACCGGATGCCGCGAGCTGCAATGCGACGACCACGAGCGAGACGAGCATGCCCGCACGTCCGAGCGCGATGCTCAGGAACGCGTGGATCGCGGTGAAGGCGAGCGCGAGGAGCGCCGCGAAGGCGAATGTTTGCGGAAGCACGGCCCATGAGACGCCGAGCGCGGTATGCAGCAACGCGACGACCGCGACCGCTTGCGCGAGGCCGACGAGGCCGGCGCGAGCGAGCGTGCGGGAGACGAGCCCGCCGGTCGAGGCGGTGCTGCGGAGCGCGTCGCGACTGAACGGGCGGAAGACGAGGAACATCGCCATCGCCCCGATCCACAGCCCGATCGGCACGAACAGCATGCCGATGACCTCGCCGGTCGAGTCGATCTCGTGGTCGCGCGCGGCGTCGACGACGACCGGCTCCGACACGACGTCGGCCGTCGTCGCGGCGTCGATGTCGGTGAGCGCTGAGGCGCTCTCGGCCCCGCTCGTGAGGCCGGAGGCGAGGCTGCCGGCGCCGTCGGCGAGCTGCGTGGCGCCGCTCGCGGCATCCGCAGTGCCCGTGGAGAGCTCGCCGAGCCCGCTCGCAAGCGAATCGACACCGTTCGCGAGCCCGTCGGCGCCCGAACGCAGCTGCTCCGACCCGCCGGCGAGCTGCGCGGCGCCGGTGCCGATCTCGTCGATGCCGCCCTGCAGCTGGTCGACGCCTTCACCGGTCTTCGTCACGAGGAGGTCGCCGCCTGCCGCGAGCTGGTCGAGGCCTGCCGCGTACTCGACGACGCTCTGCGCGGCCGTGCCGGAGGGATCCGCGGCGAGGAGCGGCGCGAGGCCCGCGGCGAGCGCGTCGAAGCCGTCGGCGGCGGCGTGCACGCTCGTCACGTACTCCGCGGTGCCGGATGTGAGGCCGTCGAGCCCTCCTGCCTGCTGCTGCAATTGCCCGAGTCCGCCGGCGAGCGAGTCGACGCCCGAGGTGTACTCCCCCACGCCGTCGGCGTAGGCGTACGCCCCGCTCGCGGCATCCGCTGCGCCCGACGCGGCCGAGGCGACGCCGGTCGAGAGCTCGCCGAGTCCGCCGGCGAGCGAGCCCACGCCGCTCGAGAGCTCGGTCGCGCCGGTCGCGGCGTCGCCGAGCGAGCCGCCGAGCGAGGCGAGGTTCGAGTAGAAGCCCTCGAGATACCGGGCGGTGAGCTCACGGCCGAAGGCGGCGGTCATGGCGTCGCCGACGGATTGCGCCACCGACCCCGCGAGGTAGCCGTGCGCGTCGTCGGTGCGGATGTCGAGCTGGGCCCGGGTCGGCGCGTCACCCGCGAGCGAGGTCACGGCGTCGGAGAAATCGGCGGGAACGGTGAGCACGGCGTAGGCATCGCCGCTCGCGAGCAGCTCTGCGGCCTCCTCGTCGTTCGAGATCGACCAGTCGAACCCGGTGCTCGCGGGGCCCGTGAGCTCCGTCACGAGCTGGCGGCCCGCGAGCACGGGCTGTTCGGTGCCGTCGGCGCCGGTCATCGTGACCATCTCGTCGTTGTTCACGACGACCGCCGGGATCGTGTCGAGCCGGTCGCCCGAACCGCCGAGCGCTCCCGAGAAGAGGCCGGCGACCGCGAGCGGCACGACGATGACGGCCGCGAGGAGTGCGCCGTAGCGCACGCGGCGTTGCGCCGGCGTGGTGCCGAGCAGGGGCTGGAGTCGGGAGCTCATCGGAGGGCCTCCTGGGTGGCTGGGTCGAGTTCGAGGATGCGGATGCCGCGACCGGCGAGTTCCGAGCCGGGCGCGGGCAG
The Agromyces albus DNA segment above includes these coding regions:
- a CDS encoding acetolactate synthase large subunit — encoded protein: MTTESIPVPSPTAPPTGAPTGAPEKITGAEGVVRSLEMLGITDVFGLPGGAILPVYDPLLDSKKLRHILVRHEQGAGHAAEGYAASSGKLGVAIATSGPGATNLVTAIADAHMDSVPILAITGQVFSNLMGTDAFQEADIVGITMPITKHSFLVKDPAEIPSTIAAAYHIATTGRPGPVLVDITKDAQQATFEFHWPPKIDLPGYRPIMKAHGKQVAAAAQLFAEAKRPVLYVGGGVIRSRASAELIELAEATNAPVVTTLMARGAFPDSHPQHLGMPGMHGTVPAVIALQEADLLIALGARFDDRVTGKAALFAPNAKVVHVDVDPAEISKIRTADVPIVGDAKDVIVDLLAAYREATRTTTPDVAEWWAMLDGLSSEFPLGFSTPSDGLLAPQLVIQRIGELTGPEGIYAAGVGQHQMWAAQFIKYERPNSWLNSGGAGTMGYAVPAAMGAKVAEPDRVVWAIDGDGCFQMTNQELATCTLNDIPIKVAIINNSSLGMVRQWQTLFYDGRYSNTDLNTGHDSVRIPDFVALAEAYGALGIRVTKEEEIDAAIKLALETNDRPVVIDFVVSADAMVWPMVPQGVSNSYIQYARDHSPAFSEED
- the ilvD gene encoding dihydroxy-acid dehydratase, encoding MPEFDPKPRSRTVTDGIEAMTSRGMLRAVGMGDADWDKPQIGIASSWNEITPCNLSLGRLAQAAKEGVHGGGGYPLQFGTVSVSDGISMGHEGMHFSLVSREVIADSVEVVMQAERLDGSVLLAGCDKSIPGMLMAAARLDLASVFLYAGSIAPGWVRLSDGTEKDITIIDSFEAVGAVKAGTMSAEDAHRIECAFAPGEGACGGMYTANTMASVAEALGLSLPGSASPASADRRRDYYAHRSGEAVVNLLKHGITARQILTKQAFENAIAVGMALGGSTNIVLHLLAIAHEAEVDLSLDDFNRIGSKVPHIGDLKPFGKYVMNDVDRRGGLPVLMKALLDAGLMHGDALTVTGKTLAENLAEMNIPPLDGEVLRTLDNPIHETGGLTILHGSLAPEGAVVKTAGFDAATFEGPARVFERERAAMDALTEGKITHGDVVVIRYEGPKGGPGMREMLAITAAIKGAGLGKDVLLLTDGRFSGGTTGLCIGHLAPEAVDAGPIAFVRDGDLIRVDIAARTIDLLVDDAELAARREGWAPLPPRYTRGVLAKYSKLVRSAAEGASTG
- a CDS encoding bifunctional alpha,alpha-trehalose-phosphate synthase (UDP-forming)/trehalose-phosphatase, which encodes MQHAPEPTPSDDLYIDAAYDMIVVSNRLPVDYERAPDGSTTWKGSPGGLVTALEPIMRTTEGAWVGWAGVADMEFDPFEHDGISIIPVPLSADELEEYYEGFSNDTLWPLYHDVIAPPSFHREWWDSYVRVNRRFAEAAARAASHGAVVWVQDYQLQLVPRMLRESRPDLVIGFFNHIPFPAYGIYSQLPWRRQVVDGLLGADVIGFQRSADAGNFMRAVRRLFGYATRGTVIDVPDGNDHVRHVVARHFPISIDAAGFEEIARRPEVQARAKEIRASLGDPKTIILGVDRLDYTKGIRHRLKAFGELLRDERLSVEDVTLVQVASPSRERVETYRLLRDEIELMVGRLNGDHSTLGHQAIAYLHHGYPREEMVALYLAADVMLVTALRDGMNLVAKEYVACRFDERGVLLLSEFTGASDELRQAVLVNPHDIEGLKDAIVEAIEMPQRERARRMRALRKRVRENDVANWSATFLKTLTGSGIIAPGVPEGLTAALNRIAGTERLLVALDFDGTLAPLVDRPEDARATKRARAAIERLAAADDTRVAIVSGRALQSLREVADPPQGTLLSGSHGVELQLDSGGVTIDLRDAELAGLERLTHILEEVASGAEGAWVEWKPAGLALHTRRVPANIGATLQRTARERVEAEVPELSVRGGKGVLEFSVRPGDKGEALTRLRQHAGSSAVFYVGDDVTDEDAFAALEYEDVGVKVGQGKSLATHRVKSTEDVAELLERLADARDMARGRPSRWT
- a CDS encoding sugar phosphate isomerase/epimerase family protein; the encoded protein is MIRIGMSTTCVYPLEPEHAFRLAKLAGFDGIEIMVTQEESTQQAEHLLELSRRYALPILSVHAPVLLLTHFVWGRDPRVKLERTTELAAAVGAESVVVHPPFRWQATYALDFLRIVREISAEHRVVIAVENMFPWRAAGKNLKAYAPGWDPRIMDCDAVTLDFSHAALSGVDSLEFVNDLGARLRHVHLCDGSGAIGEGQIFDEHLLPGHGREPVAEVLETLEARGWSGSIVAEVNTRKAKSERERLELLRETLEFARTHTHQSKRRRALTRSRRALEALLPGSRH
- a CDS encoding YhgE/Pip family protein encodes the protein MSSRLQPLLGTTPAQRRVRYGALLAAVIVVPLAVAGLFSGALGGSGDRLDTIPAVVVNNDEMVTMTGADGTEQPVLAGRQLVTELTGPASTGFDWSISNDEEAAELLASGDAYAVLTVPADFSDAVTSLAGDAPTRAQLDIRTDDAHGYLAGSVAQSVGDAMTAAFGRELTARYLEGFYSNLASLGGSLGDAATGATELSSGVGSLAGGLGELSTGVASAASGAADAASGAYAYADGVGEYTSGVDSLAGGLGQLQQQAGGLDGLTSGTAEYVTSVHAAADGFDALAAGLAPLLAADPSGTAAQSVVEYAAGLDQLAAGGDLLVTKTGEGVDQLQGGIDEIGTGAAQLAGGSEQLRSGADGLANGVDSLASGLGELSTGTADAASGATQLADGAGSLASGLTSGAESASALTDIDAATTADVVSEPVVVDAARDHEIDSTGEVIGMLFVPIGLWIGAMAMFLVFRPFSRDALRSTASTGGLVSRTLARAGLVGLAQAVAVVALLHTALGVSWAVLPQTFAFAALLALAFTAIHAFLSIALGRAGMLVSLVVVALQLAASGGLYPVEVLSGPFQAISPFLPLTWAVRGMQAIVAGAGGGAVGTAAGMVALFGLAGLIATAMVVARRRGIRSIGFASAALG